One window of the Salvia miltiorrhiza cultivar Shanhuang (shh) chromosome 6, IMPLAD_Smil_shh, whole genome shotgun sequence genome contains the following:
- the LOC130989393 gene encoding uncharacterized protein LOC130989393 — protein sequence MNNKIDAMSISRVEPVVEEQTSFEDVNYINNNNNRGQGNFRPSHQGGYQGQGQGQYNQGFQTNRHPNLAYGNPNNFLQPPPGFAVSDGMIKEEKKLNLEEILMKFMTATQAHMTRTDERLEAQATQLKMLEMKVGQIAESLSNQHQKGQFPSNTVVNPKEHCKAITIRSGKILEESKIPPEVKNNDENISSKMQGDKEKEKDVYKAPPPYCPPIPFPQRLQKKNVESEFSKFLEIFRKVHINIPLVEALQQMPKYAKFLKEVLSKKKKLEEFETVNLTEECCAILQKKLPIKIKDPGSFTIPCDVGNGRFGKALCDLGASINLMPLSIFNKLEIGTIKPTTIALQMADRSVSYPKGIVEDVLVKVDKFIFPVDFVVLDMVEDKDVPLILGRPFLATGRALIDVAKGKLTLRVNDESVTFSIHKAPKHKDGEERMRVEECKLMQVIEPCINMKEKLKGERKEEEAQGLELKLLPTHLKYAFFGENEIHPMGQDRVLQLKELDEYHAFEKSSLYKERITSANDEMMQKREFAPDDEVLLLIFRQSLPPEKPRSKWTGPFKINKVFNNGAIELRKKDERTFVVEKERIKAFLPLKPKVEVFVGTTPEP from the coding sequence atgaataacaagattgatgctatgtcaatatcaagggtagagcccgtggttgaagaacaaactagcttcgaggatgtgaactacatcaacaacaacaacaaccgaggcCAAGGGAATTTCCGGCCTTCACATCAAGGTGGTTATCAAGGccaagggcaagggcaatacaATCAAGGATTTCAAACAAATCGCCACCCAAATCTTGCCTATGGTAATCCCAATaacttcttgcaaccaccgcccggatttgcggtgagtgatggcatgatcaaggaagagaagaagctcaaccttgaagagaTCTTAATGAAATTCATGACGGCCACTCAAGCCCACATGACAAGAACCGACGAAAGGTTAGAGGCTCAAGCAacccaattgaaaatgcttgagatgaaagtgggacaaattgctgaatccttaagcaaccaacatcaaaaggggcaatttccgagtaacaccgttgtgaatccaaaagaacattgcaaggctatcactataagaagtgggaagatacttgaagagtcCAAGATACCTCCGGAAGTCAAGAACAATGATGAGAACATTTCCTCAAAAATGCAAGGCGataaggagaaggagaaagatgtgtacaaggcaccaccaccttattgcccaccaattccattccctcaaagacttcaaaagaaaaatgtggagagtgagttctctaaattccttgagatctttcggaaggtacacatcaacatcccccttgttgaagctttgcaacaaatgcccaagtatgcaaaatttctcaaggaagttctatccaagaagaagaaattagaagaatttgagacggtcaacctcaccgaagaatgttgtgccattcttcaaaagaagctacccatcaagatcaaggatcccgggagctttactatcccatgtgatgttggaaatggtcgttttggaaaggccttgtgtgatttgggagcaagcataaatttgatgcctctctccatcttcaacaagcttgaaataggaaccattaagccaaccacgattgctttgcaaatggcggaccgttccgtttcatatccaaaagggatagtggaggatgtcttggtgaaggttgacaaattcatttttccggtggattttgtggtgttggatatggttgaggacaaggatgtacctttgatccttggacgtccattcttggcgacggggagggccctaattgatgttgcaaagggcaagctcacattgagagtgaatgatgagagtgttaccttctcaatccacaaagctcccaagcacaaagatggggaagaaagaatgagagtggaggaatgcaaattgatgcaagtgattgaaccttgcatcaacatgaaagaaaaattgaagggagaaaggaaagaggaggaagcccaaggcttggagttgaagcttctccccacacacttgaagtatgcattctttggtgagaatgagatacatccaatggggcaagaccgtgtactccaactcaaagagttagaTGAGTATCACGCATTTGAGAAGTCAAGCCTCTACAAGGAGAGGATAACAAGTGCTAATGACGAGATGATGCAAAAACGGGAGTTTGCACCCGATGATGAAGTCCTTCTCCTCATCTTTCGTCAATCACTACCTCCAGAAAAGCCAAGATCAAAATGGACGggtcctttcaaaatcaacaaggttttcaacaatggagcaattgaattgagaaagaaggatgaaagaacctttgtggttgagaaggaaagaatcaaggcatttttgcctttgaaaccaaaagttgaagtgttcgttggaaccacccccgagccataa